In one window of Tumebacillus algifaecis DNA:
- a CDS encoding histidine phosphatase family protein has protein sequence MEILLIRHGESEADLLQVHEGRADFPLTERGRQQVRAMAARVQAEMPPELIFGSTLLRAQETATLLSEAVGCPLELLPDLMEINNGKQAGLPLAEGDRLHPIPTLPHVPFEEGESWFQFRMRAESVLSQIITTCAGRNERIAIVSHGGMISALLQSFLRMPVLNTCYFHSGDTAIHVLVHREPQRMVRVLNDTEHLKSLS, from the coding sequence ATGGAGATCTTGCTGATTCGTCACGGGGAGTCTGAAGCCGATCTGTTGCAGGTGCACGAAGGTCGGGCCGATTTCCCCTTGACGGAGCGCGGCCGACAGCAGGTGCGGGCGATGGCGGCACGAGTACAAGCGGAGATGCCGCCTGAACTCATTTTCGGAAGCACATTGCTGCGAGCACAAGAGACGGCCACCCTGTTGTCTGAGGCGGTCGGTTGCCCCTTGGAACTGTTGCCCGATCTGATGGAGATCAACAATGGCAAGCAGGCCGGACTGCCGCTTGCAGAAGGCGATCGACTCCATCCGATCCCGACCTTGCCGCATGTGCCATTCGAGGAAGGCGAGTCGTGGTTTCAATTTCGAATGCGGGCAGAAAGTGTCTTGTCACAGATCATCACGACCTGTGCCGGGAGAAACGAGCGGATCGCAATCGTTTCACACGGCGGGATGATCTCCGCACTGCTCCAGTCTTTCTTGCGGATGCCGGTGCTGAACACTTGCTATTTCCACTCGGGAGATACGGCGATTCATGTGTTGGTGCATCGAGAGCCGCAACGCATGGTGCGGGTGCTCAATGATACGGAGCATCTGAAGAGCCTCAGCTAG
- a CDS encoding helix-turn-helix domain-containing protein yields MFSLGQRIRELRMKKGITQIDLAKGLCTPSMISQIESDRARPSYKILFAIAERLEVPLEKLLSDVDLNLEYVSTYKMARAMVAAKEHSSAIPLLKELLDTPRSQISTTDIMFELADCYLHTGQLEDAERLFNNVYELSILRQDHQQQALTLKNIGHIEFRRKRYQLAAYQWHKGLEEADKMDEQDVFLKAGILFNLGLVHSKLGNLEDAVDYFNGASGLYECSNSLYQVGKVYMGLGMSYKRLNDLEKASAYSERATAIFEGLDNVLMTVKTQVTCAVLHGQQGRGEEAKRMLQDAIVKLQELGQREEEGMAKVELAKLLFLEGEFQEAEELCREARALLPELHLYQAWINRVYGRMAVKRSQREEAIRRLQSAADCFKQMDEVKEWDDTMYELAGLYLEANEHKQAVGILEEIRRYSRQILEERGIVL; encoded by the coding sequence ATGTTTTCCCTCGGGCAGCGTATTCGTGAATTGCGTATGAAGAAAGGAATCACCCAGATTGACTTGGCAAAAGGTTTGTGCACCCCCAGCATGATTTCGCAGATCGAATCGGATCGGGCGCGACCGTCCTATAAGATTCTTTTCGCAATTGCAGAAAGGTTGGAAGTGCCGCTTGAGAAGCTATTGTCAGATGTCGATCTGAATTTGGAGTATGTGAGCACATATAAGATGGCGCGGGCGATGGTGGCAGCGAAGGAGCACAGTTCGGCGATCCCGTTGTTAAAAGAGCTGCTGGATACTCCGCGTTCCCAGATCTCGACGACGGATATCATGTTCGAACTGGCCGATTGCTATCTGCACACCGGGCAATTGGAGGATGCGGAACGGCTGTTCAACAATGTTTACGAGCTATCCATCCTCCGTCAAGACCATCAGCAACAGGCTCTCACCTTGAAAAACATCGGTCACATCGAATTCCGCCGCAAACGCTATCAACTGGCCGCCTATCAATGGCACAAAGGGTTGGAAGAAGCGGACAAAATGGACGAGCAAGACGTGTTTTTGAAAGCGGGCATTTTGTTCAACTTGGGGTTGGTTCATTCCAAGCTGGGGAATTTGGAAGATGCGGTCGATTACTTCAACGGAGCGTCCGGCCTTTACGAATGTTCGAACAGCCTGTATCAAGTCGGCAAAGTGTACATGGGGCTTGGCATGAGTTATAAACGCCTCAACGACTTGGAGAAAGCGTCGGCCTATTCGGAGCGGGCAACGGCTATTTTTGAGGGTTTGGACAATGTGCTCATGACGGTCAAAACGCAAGTGACTTGCGCTGTTCTACACGGCCAACAGGGTCGAGGAGAAGAAGCAAAGCGAATGCTGCAGGATGCGATCGTCAAACTCCAAGAACTGGGGCAACGAGAGGAAGAGGGCATGGCGAAAGTGGAATTGGCCAAGCTTTTGTTTCTCGAAGGGGAATTTCAAGAGGCGGAAGAGTTGTGTCGAGAGGCCCGAGCACTATTGCCAGAATTACACCTGTATCAGGCTTGGATCAATCGCGTGTACGGGCGGATGGCCGTTAAGCGGTCACAGCGCGAGGAAGCGATTCGTCGTCTGCAGTCGGCCGCCGATTGTTTCAAGCAGATGGATGAAGTCAAGGAATGGGATGACACGATGTACGAGCTTGCCGGACTGTATCTCGAAGCAAACGAACACAAGCAGGCAGTCGGCATCTTAGAGGAAATTCGTAGATATAGTCGGCAGATATTAGAAGAGAGGGGAATTGTATTATGA
- a CDS encoding YybH family protein, with product MNKTLSAELNLFMKRYEDATNSHDFAQVAELIAEDAVYWFTDSNCEGTAEIQAYFDKGWATVLEEVYSIRGVRWLAQSESVSTCTYEFHWQGLIDGVLQAGSGRGTNVLTKRDGRWQIVHEHLSVVRD from the coding sequence ATGAACAAAACGCTCAGCGCCGAATTGAACCTGTTTATGAAGCGGTACGAAGACGCCACCAACTCGCATGACTTTGCGCAGGTGGCAGAGTTGATCGCCGAAGATGCGGTCTACTGGTTTACCGACAGCAATTGTGAAGGCACCGCCGAGATCCAAGCCTATTTTGACAAAGGTTGGGCGACCGTTTTGGAGGAAGTGTACAGCATTCGCGGCGTGCGCTGGCTGGCGCAAAGCGAGTCGGTGTCTACCTGCACGTATGAGTTCCATTGGCAGGGCCTGATCGACGGCGTGCTGCAAGCGGGCAGTGGGCGCGGCACCAACGTGTTGACCAAACGCGATGGGCGCTGGCAGATCGTTCATGAGCACTTGAGTGTCGTCCGCGATTGA
- a CDS encoding FMN-binding negative transcriptional regulator, producing MYTPQHFKVVDVAEIKQMIEAQPFGILFSQTEQGPMGTHLPFFLVDEGEYGVLYGHMARANPHWQSTVDNVLVVFSGPHHYISPTWYQKADNVPTWNYTAVHAYGKIEVFEEREALLELLDRSVDFFESGLPKPWKMAESQDYAERILGGIVGFKIVLTKLEGKQKLNQNKSPELQQHVVEALRSQDSAQAAAVAELMERQATKKMAKE from the coding sequence ATGTATACTCCGCAACATTTTAAGGTTGTTGATGTCGCTGAAATCAAGCAGATGATCGAAGCACAACCGTTTGGCATTCTCTTCTCGCAAACGGAGCAAGGTCCGATGGGCACACACCTGCCGTTCTTCTTGGTGGATGAAGGAGAGTACGGCGTGCTCTACGGACACATGGCGCGGGCCAACCCGCATTGGCAGAGCACAGTCGATAACGTGTTGGTCGTCTTTTCTGGCCCGCATCACTACATTTCACCGACCTGGTACCAAAAGGCGGACAATGTGCCGACGTGGAACTATACGGCGGTGCACGCGTATGGCAAGATCGAAGTGTTCGAGGAGCGGGAAGCGCTGTTGGAACTGTTGGATCGATCGGTGGACTTCTTTGAATCGGGGTTGCCCAAGCCTTGGAAGATGGCAGAAAGCCAAGATTATGCCGAGCGCATCTTGGGCGGGATCGTCGGGTTTAAAATCGTGCTCACGAAGTTGGAAGGCAAGCAAAAACTCAATCAAAATAAATCTCCAGAACTGCAGCAACATGTGGTCGAAGCGCTTCGCTCTCAAGACAGCGCCCAAGCAGCTGCGGTCGCTGAATTGATGGAGCGACAGGCGACTAAGAAAATGGCAAAGGAGTAA